A single region of the Eleginops maclovinus isolate JMC-PN-2008 ecotype Puerto Natales chromosome 4, JC_Emac_rtc_rv5, whole genome shotgun sequence genome encodes:
- the LOC134862684 gene encoding synaptophysin-like, giving the protein MDVVNQLVAQGQFRVLKVPLGFIKALQWFFAIFAFSTCGSYSGMFKMEVECKNRTDSGLSIEVEFEYPFRLHQVYFDAPTCKGGDTERYFLVGDYSSSAEFFVTIGVFAFLYATAALSVYVFFFDKYKENNKGPLIDLGVTAVFAFMWLVSSAAWAKGLSDVKTATDPDEVITLISACEVEGNSCKEVHDPVMSGLNTSVVRTIYQNF; this is encoded by the exons ATGGACGTGGTGAATCAG ctggtGGCCCAGGGTCAGTTCAGAGTCCTGAAGGTTCCTCTGGGCTTCATCAAGGCCTTACAATGG TTCTTCGCCATCTTCGCCTTCTCCACCTGCGGAAGTTATTCTGGGATGTTCAAGATGGAGGTGGAGTGTAAGAACCGGACGGACAGCGGCCTGAGCATCGAGGTCGAGTTCGAGTACCCCTTCAG GCTGCACCAGGTGTACTTCGACGCCCCCACCTGTAAAGGGGGGGACACGGAGCGCTACTTCCTGGTGGGGGATTACTCCTCTTCCGCTGAGTTCTTCGTCACCATTGGAGTCTTCGCCTTCCTGTATGCCACGGCGGCGCTCAGCGTCTACGTCTTCTTCTTCGACAAATACAAGGAGAACAACAAGGGTCCGCTCATC gacctGGGTGTGACTGCGGTCTTTGCCTTCATGTGGTTGGTCAGTTCTGCAGCATGGGCTAAAGGTCTGTCGGACGTGAAGACCGCAACCGACCCTGATGAGGTCATCACCCTGATCTCCGCCTGTGAAGTCGAGGGAAACTCCTGCAAGGAAGTCCACGACCCGGTGATGTCCGGACTCAACACCTCCGTGGTGAGGACCATATACCAGAACTTTTGA